The Sulfurimonas hongkongensis genomic interval TTATAACATCCAAAAAGAAATCTCTTCTAGGGATGCTTCTCTCTCTTGGACCATCTTCATCAAAAACTCTCTGATTTGCTTTGAAGAAATGCTCTATCTTTATCTCTTTCATCTCGACTAGCCACTCATCTTTTTGAGTATCATTCATCTCATCAAATGACCTATGAAAGTTCACTATCTTTTCTATAATTTGGCTCTCATCTTGCTTGTTTAAAAACTCACTCATCTTTTTTTCCTTTATTTTAGATTAAATGCCACTGGCACTATTATTGATATCTTCCCTTTTGGCGGAGCAAGAAAGGGAGATACTTGGACTATGGTGTTTATCGCCTGTCTGTCAAGTGAGCTGTTGCCACTCGATGTGTGTGTGGATATAGTTGAGCCCTCAACACTTCCATCTTCTAAAATATTAAATTTTACTACGCTCTCTCCTTGTATTTTTAATCTTCTTGCTAGTGGTGGATATCTTAGGTTTTGCTCTATTTTGACTCTTACTTTATAGAGATATATCTCTAGCTCATCAGCACTCATAGTTGAGTCCTCGGCATCCTCACTTAGTGTAGCCTCTTGCGAGGGTTTAGTGGGCTCTGTTATCTCTTTTGGTTCTTCTTTTTGTGTTACTTCTTCTACTATCTCTTCTTTTTTTTCTATAGGTTTTGGTTGGGTTTTAGCAATTGGTTTGGGTTTTGGTTCTGATTTGATGATTGGCTTAGGCTTCACAGTTGGTTTAGGCTTTGGTTTAATGACTGGTTTTGGCTTTATAACTGGTTTTGGCTTTATAACTGGTTTAGGTTTTACAATAGGTTTAGGCTTTTCTACCTTTTTCTCTTTTACAATCTCTTTTTTTTCTTCTTTTACTTCTTGCATAAGTTCAATCTCTATAGTTTTGTTTTTTATAACTTTAGGTTGCTTTACTTCATTTAGAGTGTAAAAGATAGATGCGTGCAGAAGTGTTGTAGAGAGCACAGCTGCGATAACTCTTTTATATGGCGCTATCATCTGCTCTTTACCTCTGTTTGAATTGAAAACTTGTTAATATCATTTGCTTTACAGATATCTATAATATCGACAACATGCTCAAATGAGACCTTTGCATCACTTCTTAAAATCACTCCATTTTTTGAAGCCTCTTTGACATCTTTTAAAAGAGTTTTGCCTAAATCTTCTTTTGTTGTGAGTATGTCATTTAGGTAAATGTTAGCATCTTTATCTATAGTGATTGTGATTGGTTTTTGCTTATCTTTTTGGGTCTCTGTGCTAGAAGTTGGAAGTGTGATATTTATCTTTCCTTGTGCCACAAAAGTAGCAGTAGCCATAAAAATAACGAGTATAACAAGAACAATGTCCACAAATGGAGTCATATTTATCTCTGATATTTCGTTATGCTCACAACTCATGACGCTTCAGCCTCTCTCTTTAGTAGTGTCATTCTTATCTTTCTTACAAAGTAGTTATAAGCGATAACACTAGGAATCGCCACAAAAAGTCCAGCAGCAGTTGCAACGAGGGCTTCAGAGATGCCTCCCATTACTGCATTTACTCCAAATTCGCTCCCCTTTGAGAGCGTTGCAAAAGCGTTTATAACACCTAAAACTGTTCCAAATAGCCCTATAAAAGGAGCATTGTTTCCGAAAGTTGCTAAGATGCCAAGTCGTTTTTCTAGGATAAGTTTTATATCTGGCACACTTAGCTCATTTAGGCTTTTTTTGATGGAACCAAAGACTAAGAGTCTCTCAACTATCACTCCAAAAGAGACAAGGCTCATAGCTATTAGTATCCATAAAACGGGATCAACTCCTATAAAAACAATGGAGAGCAGTTTTTCAGTTAGCATCTCTTTTCCTTTGTACAAAAAATAGTTTAAAAAACTCCTCTTTTTCATCAAGAAATGAGCTAGCTCTTAGAGTTGGATAGAAAGAGTCGATGAGCCATCTAATGCCAAGGAGCCTCATAAACGATGGAGGTCTTGAGATGTAGTTAAAAGGAGATGATGGAACTAAAAAGACTTTTTTCTCTTTTACTGCCCTTAGTGTTGAGAATTGGGGATTGTCATATATAGACTCTACAAAACTCTTCTCCATCGCCACAATGACATCAGGATCGCTAAGGAGTATAGTCTCTAAGCTAATTTTCTCCATCCCATAGTTAGAGCTCATTTTACAATCAAGCGCATTTTTTGCCCCTGCGTACTTAAATGGCTCTAAGTGAAAAGAGCCTTCGCATTCGCTATATTGCCCATCAATACCTTGTGCAAAGTAGTAGCTAATAGGTTTTTGTTTTGCCAATGTACCTTGCATATGCTCGACCAAGTTTAGGCTCTCTTTTGTGTAGGCTATAAGTTCATTTGCTCTTGCCTCATCGCCCGTTAGTTTTGCATAGAGTTCAAACTGTGTTATTAGGTCATAGATGGATTCGTTGTTTACAAGCAAAACAGGGATACTTAGTTTTTCAAGTTTTGCCAATATCTTCTCGTGCCCACTCATCCTAGACCACATGATTACAACATCGGGTTTCACGCTAGCTAAAATCTCAAAATTTGGAATATTCCCTTGTCCCATAAAACCGCCTACAACAGGTTTGTCATAAGCACTTCCCACGAACTTTTTTTGAATCTCGTTAAATGGAGAGTTAAGCCCTGCAACTAAATCAGGGTTAAATGCTAAAAGAGACATACTAAGAGGTGGTGATGCTGCATAGATTTTAGTGATGTGTTCTGGCACTTTTACAACCCTGCCGTGGTCATCTATGATAGTTCTAGCATAAGCGGTTGTAAAAATAAGCACAAAAATCGATAGAATTATTTTCATTTTTTCTCCTTTTTAAACAGTTTATATGCAGAGAGTAAAAGTATAATTGCTAAGAAAAACTCTATGAACTTGGCATCCATTATTCCAAAAAGTATTGCACCAATAAAAGCACCAATAATCGAACCAATGGACATCCATATTAAAATATCTCTAAAGCTTAAAACTTCTAAAAGCCTGCCGTTTTTGTGGTACCTATAAAGACCCACTAATAGTGTAGGAAGTGAGATGGCTAGACTTAGTGTTCCTGCTGTTTTAATGTCTGTAGCATACAAAAGTACGATAGTAGGGATAAGTAATTCTCCTCCTGCGACGCCTAAGAGTGAACTAACCATACCGATGCCAATACCGAGAATAAAACCTAATACAATTTGAAATATTAACGGGAGTATGAGGGCACTCTTTACCTCTATAAAAATATGGCTAAAAAGAACTAAACTTAAAAAAATTAAAAGATAAAAAATAAGTGTGTGAAGTGTTCTTTTATCTATTTTTGTTGCATAGGAAACCCCAATATAAGCACCGATAAGTGTTCCAGAGAGAAGATTAAGTACTATGTAGCCGTGTGATAAGATATTTGCATCAACTCCTCTAAAAACAAGTGCAAAGAAAACTGTTACAAGAGAGATAGAGAGATTTAGGATAATGGCATGGAGCGTATCAATTTTGAGAATACCTACTAAAAAAGGTAATCTAAATTCTGCTCCACCAAGTCCTATAAGTCCGCCAAGTGTTCCAATAATGCTAGAGCCAAAAAAACTTTTGAGTTTTATAAATCTTGTGCTCATAACGACTCTTTGATGGTAACTTTTATATCAAGTGGTTTTGCGTGATAGGGCGATGAAGTAACTATAAAATCAACTCCACACTTTGCAAATTCTTCTATGTTTGACTCATGTATTCCGCCAGTAGCAGAGAGTAGTAGATGCGGATAGTGCTCTTTTAGAGTTACGCACTTTTTAAGAGTCGCATACTCCATCTTTTCGCATTGAAGTATGTCAGCACCAAGAGATGCGAAGTAACACGCGTCTTTATAGTCTTCAACTTCTACAGCTATTTTTTTCTCTAAAAACTCATACTTTAGTTTAGTAAAAGCACTCTCAAGCTCCTCTTTTGTATTAAAAAAGTTAAGATGTTGCTCAAAGACTAAGATGCTGTCATAAAGTCCCATGCGATGAATAACTCCACCGCCCGCCATCACAGACTTTAGCATGAGCTCTTTAGATCCTGGGAAGTTTTTTCTAGTAGTTGCTACGCTTATTTTAGGGTTTATCTCTCTTGCTTTTACTACAAGTGAGTTGGTATATGTGGCAATCCCGCTCATATATTCAAAAATATTTTGAGAGATTTTCCACGCTTTATGCAGACTCGCGGCATCGCCCTTACACTCAAGTATAATCTCTTTACCCTCGACACAATCGCCATCTCTTTTATGAAATTTATGCTCTATATTTAACTCCCTCATAACTTTTAAAACTTCATCAACCCCGCAAAGGATAACTTCGCCCTTTGGAGCAAAACTCATAGTAGCCTGTTTTTCGCCAATGCCAAGTCCGTGAGTTGTTAAATCAAAATAACCCAAATCTTCATATAGTAAGTTCATGTAAATCCTTTTGTCTGCTTTTTTCAAAAATCGGTAAACATCTTTTATGCTCGCCGTGAGTTACGATATCCGCTTTTATGTCGTAAATCTTCTCTATCATTTCTTTAGTTATCACCGCTTCTGGTGCATCATCTGCCACAATAACGCCCTCATGCATAACTACAACACGACTAGACATAAGAAGTGCGTGGTCTGGATAGTGAGTGGTTTTTAAGAAAGTATAACCCTCAGATGCAAGTGAATCTATAAGCTCTAAAAGTCTTATCTGATTACCATAGTCAAGCCCAGCAACTGGTTCATCCATGATGAAAGTATTTACCTCTTGAGCGATAGAGCGAGCTAAAAGTACCATCTGTTTTTGTCCGCCACTAAGTTGCCCAAATGCTCTGTTTTTTAGATGCTCCATACCGATTTTCTCTAATGCTGCCATAGCCACTTCATAATCTTTTTTTGAAGGTTGTGCAAAAAAACCGAGCTTTGTGACCCTAGCCATGAGCACCATATCAAGAACCTGATAATTAAATGGTGTGTTGTTATATTGCGGAATGTAAGCTATTTTATGAGCTAAATCTTTGTGTGAGTAGCTTTTCAAATCCTCTGCATCTATCTTGATATCTGCATCTGTATGGATGAGTTTTAGGATGAGTTTTATAAGTGTGCTTTTGCCACAGCCGTTAATGCCAAGGAGTGAGACAACTTCACCTCTGTTTAACTCAAAATTTATGCCAGAGAGGACCTTGTGATTTTTATATGAGAAGTGCAGGTCATTTACCTCTATGATAGGTTTTAGTTCCATGCTGCCCTCGCATTTTTTAAAACGATAATAAAGATAGGAATCCCTATGAGTGAAGTAAGGATCCCAATAGGAATCTCAACACTTAAGGCTAGTCTTGAGATAGCATCTGCACTTAGCAAAAATATAGCACCAATAACTGCACTAAGAGGAATAAGCAAACGATGTGATGGACCAACAGCCATACGGATGATATGGGGAATGATAAGTCCAACCCAGCCAATAATCCCAGCCATCACAACGCTCAGTGAACTTGCAAGTGTAGCAAGGATGATAGCTACGATGCGGATGAGTTTTACATTTACACCAAGAGCCTTTGCTTCTTCATCTCCTAAGCTCATAAGATCAAAATATTTACTCATAAAAACCATCCCTAAGATGCTAAGCGTGATGGGGATTGCGACAAGCAGAGTCTCATTTAGCTCTGCCATGGAGAGTGAACCCATTAGCCAGTAAACGATGGCTGGAAGTGTAGAGTATGGATCTGCAACATACTTTATGATGGAGAGAAGTGAAGTAAATAGTGAGGCGCTGATAACTCCGCCAAGAACTAGCATCACAGTTGAACGAGAGTTTGTAACCATAGAACCAATAAAAACAGCAAAACCAACTGCTACAAAACCAAAAACAAAAGCTAAAATCTGTACGATAAACCAATGTTCAGAGATTAACATTCCACATGCCGCACCAAAAGATGCACCTGCTAAAACGCCCAAAATCCCAGGAGAAACAAGAGGATTTACAAACATCGCTTGAAACACCGCTCCACTCGTTGCAAGTGCCGCACCGATGAGAATAGCTAGCAACACACGAGGAAGGCGAATATCTAAGATGATGCTCTCTATAAGAGTGAAATCTTGCGTAGCAGGACTTGAGAATAGCTTGTGATTTAGGTAGTCAAAAAAAGTAGAGATGCTTATATCAAACTGCCCCCACAAGAGTGAGAGAGTTGAGAAGAGTACTAAGATGATTGTTACGATGATTAGATATTTAGCATCATTCATAAGAGTTTAAGTGTTAAAGAAGATTTTAATGTAGCTGGCATATTTGTTTTGTCCTTATTTATTATGGTTTGTTTAGTCTATATATAAAATCTAGTGAGACGCTTTTTTGTGTAAGAATCATCTTGCGTGGGGGGGGACACCTAACAAGAAAATCAAATGAGAAAAATGTATTTTTAACCAATAAGTAAAGAATAAAAAAGGCTCACTAGACATATGAAGCGCTAACGCCTCAAGCGAAGATACCAGTGTATGTAGTATCTTCTGTTGAAGTGTAGTTATAGTGTTACAAATGCCTTGCATCTTTTTTGACATAACGATAAATAAATTCAAAATATTCTCCTTAGAAAATAAAAATAGTAAGTCTCTAATTAAACGTTATATCTAAACAGATATAACGAAGTTTAAACTAAAATGTCTTAAATTAAACTTTAAAGTCCTTATAAACCTATAATTATGTTTTTTGTGTTTATAATTGCGTAGGCACTCTCGCCAATTTCTAAGCTTAACTCTGAAGCATCTCTGCTTATGGCTGCGACTAAAGAGAGAGAGTCATTTACCTTGAATATAATCTCTTGTGAGTGTTCTGAAGTCTCCATAGAGTCTATAGTTCCTTCTATAATATTTAAGCTCTTGTGAGCTTTTGGCGCTATTTTTACTATCTCTATATCGCTTGATTTTATGATGGCGTAAGTGTCGCTGCCAATGTGAAGTGCCATATCTTTAGCTGATTTTGCTGTGATGCTTGAGATTAAAGAGACACCACCTAAGAGTGCAAGTTCAAGATTTGTGCTTAGTTCATCTTGTGTAATGCTTTTTACTTTTGAGGGTAGCTGATTTCTAGCACTTGTGGTTAAAAA includes:
- a CDS encoding sulfite exporter TauE/SafE family protein: MSTRFIKLKSFFGSSIIGTLGGLIGLGGAEFRLPFLVGILKIDTLHAIILNLSISLVTVFFALVFRGVDANILSHGYIVLNLLSGTLIGAYIGVSYATKIDKRTLHTLIFYLLIFLSLVLFSHIFIEVKSALILPLIFQIVLGFILGIGIGMVSSLLGVAGGELLIPTIVLLYATDIKTAGTLSLAISLPTLLVGLYRYHKNGRLLEVLSFRDILIWMSIGSIIGAFIGAILFGIMDAKFIEFFLAIILLLSAYKLFKKEKK
- a CDS encoding FecCD family ABC transporter permease is translated as MNDAKYLIIVTIILVLFSTLSLLWGQFDISISTFFDYLNHKLFSSPATQDFTLIESIILDIRLPRVLLAILIGAALATSGAVFQAMFVNPLVSPGILGVLAGASFGAACGMLISEHWFIVQILAFVFGFVAVGFAVFIGSMVTNSRSTVMLVLGGVISASLFTSLLSIIKYVADPYSTLPAIVYWLMGSLSMAELNETLLVAIPITLSILGMVFMSKYFDLMSLGDEEAKALGVNVKLIRIVAIILATLASSLSVVMAGIIGWVGLIIPHIIRMAVGPSHRLLIPLSAVIGAIFLLSADAISRLALSVEIPIGILTSLIGIPIFIIVLKNARAAWN
- the modD gene encoding ModD protein, coding for MNLLYEDLGYFDLTTHGLGIGEKQATMSFAPKGEVILCGVDEVLKVMRELNIEHKFHKRDGDCVEGKEIILECKGDAASLHKAWKISQNIFEYMSGIATYTNSLVVKAREINPKISVATTRKNFPGSKELMLKSVMAGGGVIHRMGLYDSILVFEQHLNFFNTKEELESAFTKLKYEFLEKKIAVEVEDYKDACYFASLGADILQCEKMEYATLKKCVTLKEHYPHLLLSATGGIHESNIEEFAKCGVDFIVTSSPYHAKPLDIKVTIKESL
- a CDS encoding ABC transporter ATP-binding protein; the protein is MELKPIIEVNDLHFSYKNHKVLSGINFELNRGEVVSLLGINGCGKSTLIKLILKLIHTDADIKIDAEDLKSYSHKDLAHKIAYIPQYNNTPFNYQVLDMVLMARVTKLGFFAQPSKKDYEVAMAALEKIGMEHLKNRAFGQLSGGQKQMVLLARSIAQEVNTFIMDEPVAGLDYGNQIRLLELIDSLASEGYTFLKTTHYPDHALLMSSRVVVMHEGVIVADDAPEAVITKEMIEKIYDIKADIVTHGEHKRCLPIFEKSRQKDLHELTI
- a CDS encoding ExbD/TolR family protein, encoding MSCEHNEISEINMTPFVDIVLVILVIFMATATFVAQGKINITLPTSSTETQKDKQKPITITIDKDANIYLNDILTTKEDLGKTLLKDVKEASKNGVILRSDAKVSFEHVVDIIDICKANDINKFSIQTEVKSR
- a CDS encoding TOBE domain-containing protein, encoding MKIDGRFWLSKDGESFLGSGRIELLKIIEKTGSMNAAAKEMKMSYKAAWERVNSMNALADEPLITRTTGGRGGGGTTLTPYAHQLIQTFERLKDVHAKFIDRFAEAGDDADRLESILNRTFLTTSARNQLPSKVKSITQDELSTNLELALLGGVSLISSITAKSAKDMALHIGSDTYAIIKSSDIEIVKIAPKAHKSLNIIEGTIDSMETSEHSQEIIFKVNDSLSLVAAISRDASELSLEIGESAYAIINTKNIIIGL
- a CDS encoding MotA/TolQ/ExbB proton channel family protein, translated to MLTEKLLSIVFIGVDPVLWILIAMSLVSFGVIVERLLVFGSIKKSLNELSVPDIKLILEKRLGILATFGNNAPFIGLFGTVLGVINAFATLSKGSEFGVNAVMGGISEALVATAAGLFVAIPSVIAYNYFVRKIRMTLLKREAEAS
- a CDS encoding ABC transporter substrate-binding protein — its product is MKIILSIFVLIFTTAYARTIIDDHGRVVKVPEHITKIYAASPPLSMSLLAFNPDLVAGLNSPFNEIQKKFVGSAYDKPVVGGFMGQGNIPNFEILASVKPDVVIMWSRMSGHEKILAKLEKLSIPVLLVNNESIYDLITQFELYAKLTGDEARANELIAYTKESLNLVEHMQGTLAKQKPISYYFAQGIDGQYSECEGSFHLEPFKYAGAKNALDCKMSSNYGMEKISLETILLSDPDVIVAMEKSFVESIYDNPQFSTLRAVKEKKVFLVPSSPFNYISRPPSFMRLLGIRWLIDSFYPTLRASSFLDEKEEFFKLFFVQRKRDAN
- a CDS encoding energy transducer TonB, with the translated sequence MIAPYKRVIAAVLSTTLLHASIFYTLNEVKQPKVIKNKTIEIELMQEVKEEKKEIVKEKKVEKPKPIVKPKPVIKPKPVIKPKPVIKPKPKPTVKPKPIIKSEPKPKPIAKTQPKPIEKKEEIVEEVTQKEEPKEITEPTKPSQEATLSEDAEDSTMSADELEIYLYKVRVKIEQNLRYPPLARRLKIQGESVVKFNILEDGSVEGSTISTHTSSGNSSLDRQAINTIVQVSPFLAPPKGKISIIVPVAFNLK